A window of Rhododendron vialii isolate Sample 1 chromosome 13a, ASM3025357v1 contains these coding sequences:
- the LOC131314078 gene encoding uncharacterized protein LOC131314078 has product MVVVVGWSGGGGYWDLSLSPRNPAPTPSHHWSSHIRQPTIIGAPTDRPANHHRTTTRWKTTYQPPSLDFFLPTMPHHPRRTTTNSSLPITFQSTSLSQDVEVHTHAMGFHEIVTQESGNVISSQASVGYLGTWSYDPNGSPYDLGHDYRME; this is encoded by the exons ATGGTAGTGGTGGTAggatggagtggtggtggtggt TACTGggatctctcactctctccacGAAATCCAGCACCAACGCCCTCCCACCACTGGAGCTCCCACATACGCCAGCCCACCATCATCGGAGCCCCCACCGATCGACCGGCCAACCACCACCGCACCACGACTCGGTGGAAAACCACTTATCAGCCACCATCACTGGATTTTTTCCTACCAACGATGCCCCACCACCCACGccgcaccaccaccaactcctcTCTCCCGATTACTTTCCAATCGACTTCTCTATCACAG GATGTGGAAGTCCACACTCATGCTATGGGATTTCATGAGATAGTAACGCAAGAGAGTGGAAACGTTATT TCATCTCAGGCGAGTGTAGGATATCTTGGTACATGGAGCTATGACCCTAATGGATCTCCATATGATTTGGGACATGATTATA GGATGGAATGA